From the genome of Eublepharis macularius isolate TG4126 chromosome 4, MPM_Emac_v1.0, whole genome shotgun sequence:
GGATTTTCTTTGTTATAATTGCAAATAACGCAATCTGGTAAAATATATTTTATCCTTACTACAAGAGTGGTATTTCACACAGTGTGCCTGAATCTCACACTACAGAAATGTTTGGATGACTAGAACCAAGTGGGGAAGGCAGAAGATATGAGGTATTTCCACATCAGCTTTACCAGCCTCCAGAAAGGGATGGGGCTGATATTGAAGTTCTGCAGGGGATCCACCaagtgttttgtttctgcatggGATCCACCAAGAAGAAAAGCCCCTAGAATTGCCATGTGATGCCAGGGCAGAAAGTCTGGATTCCATCATGGCCTGTGCCTGTGATATTTCCACTGCCCTCTCACTGGTCACCTTGGGCTGAGATTTAGGGAGGCAATTCAACTGAAATGCCTCCTCAGCACCTTCAACCTCTCAGTCCTCTCATTAAATTAAAAAGTATTAATGAACTGCACACTCAGCTCTTGTGGAGTGGAGCTATATGATTATTCCTTCCCTCTCTCGATCACTTTTTAGGTATAGGTGAAAAGGCAGCATGGAGTGTGACTGCAGAGAAACCTGTCTGAAGGCAATGAACCGTTCTGAGGAGTTATACTCTTTCCCTCTGATTGTGGTTTCTGTAATCTCATGCAGGAGCCACTAAAGACATGGGTAAAATGCTAGGGGGtgaagaggagaaggaccctgatgcccagaagaaggaagaagaacgACAAGAAGCCCTGCGCCAGCAAGAGGAAGAACGCAAAGCAAAGCATGCACGCATGGAGGCTGAACGGGAAAAGGTCCGGCAGCAAATCCGTGATAAGGTAAGTAACCTATCTGTTGCAATACAGTGAAAGGAATATAACTAACATTTTCAGAAGTGGGAGGAACCTGTTTGGGGTAAATGGCAAGTATAGAATTTCTGACGGGAAACTGAACCTATGCGGAGACTAGGAAGATACTACTGCCAAAGCCAATCCAAGCTATGTAATGATTGTGACAAATTAAACCCTTGTTGGCCATTACCAACAATATTGGTTTCCAGTTCTAAAGAACAAAACTCCATTTTGAGAATCCAACCTAACTAGTCTCTCTTACTTGTTATATGTAATGGTTGTTTGACACCTACATAATAGAACCTAGCTCTTCCCTTTTAATCCTCTGCTTAGTAAATGAATGCCCAATGACTTAAGAATTCATAAATATTCAAGGAACTCGTTAGATTTCATCTAAGAGGTGAAAGATATGTACTAGGTGACCCTGACTGACTTTTCACAACTTTTATCTCTTTTAATCACAAAGCATTGATTGAGTCACATTACAAGAGATGCATAGTCACCCCTTCTCCAATCCTAAAGGTTAAAGTTATTAAAATGTGGGATTGAAGTAACCTAAGTGAATCTTTCACTAATCTCTTTGGGGCTATATACAGCTTCTTCCGCAGTGGGGTAgattcctgtgttgctgtttcatTTGCCTTTTGGCACACGCTTGGGGTCAGTGGAGGTTGGGTATTTACCCCTAAGTTGTTGGATCTAGCTTTGAAAATTGACTTTAATTCATATATATGTGCAACTAAAAACAATGGCCCTGTgtctagcaggaagacagggtttttggggggagggggaaaccctTTTCTCTTTTGAATTCCTAGTGAACTGGTTTCTAAGAATAAACCTATTTGTTTTAATTATACCCTAAACCATTTCTGGACATTAATGTTCTGTGCCAACATGCTTTGTTGCGCTACACTGGTAATGGATATTTTGGTTTTATTGGAATCATTGAGGCAGCCTAAATAACAAATGCCTAAATAACAAAAAAAGATAATTTGAAAGACCAATTGGAATAGTGGCAAGtgagtttttttatttttgaattttaacagGGAAACAACTGAAGGTACAAGGCTAGGAAGTTAATAAAAAATATCTTGCTTGACCCCAAATTCCCTGCAGAAACTGTAGACAGGGACGGAGATGTTTGCttcccccctctttccccacTGCAGTCCATGCTTCATCTTGGCTCTGCCCTTTTGCCATGGGGGTTGACAGTCACTCTGCCACACAGCAGAGGTCCTGGCCAGCAGTTTAGAGAAGGAAGCTAGCATATGTAGCTGTATAGTTCCTCTCTACTCGTACACACATCCTTTAGGAGTGTCCCCTACAGATTATCTTGGGGAGTTATCCATAGTATCCTGGGAACAGGATGACCTTTCTTCCAAAACCCAAAACTTcatttccctttccttcttcaGCAGGAGAAAAACATTAAAGCAGCAAAGGAATAGTCACATAATCCTATGAATATTGAATATGTCTTACCACAATATCACAGTCTTTATTCCTCTTCAGAACTTGTTGATGCAAAACATGACTTCACTTCCCCAGTTATTTTTCCCTGGCTTTCTGTTCCCAAAAGTTATTCTCCCTTTCTGCAGCCCAATCTACATATTTCTGCTTACTGAATCTGTATCTGAGCCTGTTAGCGAACATGCAGGTTCTTTAGAATGTTCTAAAGTGATCATCGTATTCCTCCTATGGAAGAAAAGGCTTCTGTAATTGACAATTCCCAAATTATAATTAAAGTAAGgagtgtcagttcctggcaggtagatcccttagtccctctccagtgaacccACAtcggttccaatagaaaaggctttattcaggattttacagttcaggtctgcactccatcacagagcttaGTAAAAGTGAGGAATGAAAACATATTGGTTTTGATATACTTGAAAACTCCCGCACTCCAGCAATGGTTAGGTTTTTGGTGTGCAAGATTACACGGGTTCTGTGAGAACCTCTTATAGTTATGAGTAGACAATCAGTACATTCTCAGCATCTGGCAAAGTAGCaaaactggcatctagacacTCAAGGTCATGTCTAACTAGAAGATGCATACTTTTGGAGAGATAAGGTGAGAGGCCCTGTCTTGGGGCCCGGAGAGCAATAATTATACACTGGAGAGAACATGGTTAATATGGCTAGGGGATAGATTACAACAGGTTAGAATTAAGGCATTATAACTTCAGTATACTGCGGCATCAGTGatacaacaaacaaataaacatggcatggctatacacagacatgacaaggGGGCTCTTGATGTTGAAGAGAAAAAGGCTCCCTCCCTGCTCTTGACTGCAAGCCGTTCATTCATGCAACTGAAGCACTGCCCCGCCTCCTCTGCTTGCTTGCTCAGCACCTATCCATCATCACCTTTACAGTGATATTTCTGGAAAGGCTTTGAATTTTTTCACCTTGGTGATCCCAAGAGCCTGTGCCTGCAAAAGTAATAGCCTGTTAAACAATGACCACATTAATGCTCAGGCCTCAAAGACCGCTATCCCCTTGGGACCTCATGCAGTTTTATGAATGATTCTCATCTCATCTGCTATCTTGCCATGGTGCAGAAGAGAGGGTACCATTCAGTGTGAGGTCCTAAGGCAATAGCagtctttgaagctgagaaaaagCTCAGCTCCTGCTTGCCCTGCACTCTGGATGCTCACTTGGCCCCTTGTCTTTGTCCTTTTCTTTTTGCCCTGGCCAAAACCAACATACTGATTATTTCTCTTGATGGGGGGACTAGGTGGATAGACAGTTGGATGTATCCTGAAGAGTGGTGAGTGATGGTTTCCGAGCTATGACTAGAAGGTATCAGAAATATGGACACAGAAGATGATCAGGGTCCAAAGGCAAATTGTGTCCCATTGGACTGACTTGAATCAGCCAAGAACGCCAGATGCTTAGCTCTTTAAGAGGAACAGGAATCCATCTCGTGTGTTCATGGTGAGCCCAGGCCCAAAGCAAAAGAAAGAGGTCAAAGAACTCAGCACTACTTACTATACTATTGCCCCACCCTCTAGGAGCTGGTTCAcacatgggcccttttcacactgcttacccttGACTTGCAACAACGCGGAACATTGTGCTAAAAATGCGGAACATCGTGTTTTGTCGCGCAAATCTTGTGCTAGAAAACGTGATGTTCCACGtttttagcgcgatgttccgcatcgttgtgagtcaaggtaagcagtgtgaaaagggccatgctTGTGAAATACTTGTTTACTGTACATTTGAGGATTGACAGCTACATGTCCAAAGGAATTCCAATGAATAGCACTGTGTTTGAAATAATAGGTAAGTTTTGAGTCTGAGGTGTCTCTCTCATtgtccattcacacatgcaagttcCCAACTTGGTTCAGTCACTAAGTGATGAAAATTCATGTGTGAACAAGACCTCAGAAGTACATACGTATTTGTAGGAGCTATCTGTCTACTCTAATCTGTATTCTCTTCAGTCTGAATGATCTCTTCAGAGGGAATATGGAGAAAAATAATTCGCTGCATTTGCAGAAGCCGTGATCTTTTATGGGGAAGGAACTGCCCTTTCGCCCTGAAGTGGTGAAGAATGCAGCTAGGCTCAGGCTACTTATGCATGTAAGTCTTTAGGAAGAAGGAACAAACTCTCCAATGCTTAGCACaacaaaaaatataattttaaaatggtaaaaatttcagctgctattttttaaaaaataaatagtatCTAATTGGTATATTCATAACTTTCTAATTTAAGAAATGCTCAGTTGTTGTAAGAAGTTAAAATCACAAAGACAACAGGTTAAAGTGACCAGTTGCAATGGTGAACAATGTTCCTTTTTTTATTACATCTCATTGTTTTCCCTGGTGTCCAGCCACCTTATTTCACACCTGATTTGTAgtaattttaaagtttaaaacacaAGCATCAGGCTGAAGAGAATAATATCTTGAACTACTGTGGCTACTGTGTCTTTAAGTTTTCCTTCTGTTTCTAGCAAAATCAATTACTATGTATTCTTTCAGAGCAGCATTCCTGAATCCATTCTTAATTTTGAATTCATGATAGGGAGGCAGATTGATCACCACTTTTTACTTTGCAACCAAAGCCATTGCtcgtaatttttattttttattattgtaatTCTGTAATCAAAATAATGAGCAGTGTTTGGGCCACAaacatccacccctcccccatcttAAAAATAAGAACCATTAATTAATAGCTCGTTCATAAATGTAACTCCCATAAGAAAATAGCCTGTAAGATAAAGGAATAAAAGGAAAATTCCAGAGAGCAGCACAAACTTTGTCAAacaggatttacttccaagtgtACTTATGAAAGGATCTTACCAGTACAAATGGGAATAGCTGGCTTTTAATGAGAAATACAGTGTTATATGAAGTGCTGTGAAAAATCAGTTTCAGTTCCACTTTTTGTGGACTGTGGAAAAAACTGTTGACTGTTGAAAACAGGCTCTATAGGACACTGGAATTCTCTGTCTGGATTTTCTAATATGGTTTTCAGTCCTAAATAGCAGCCACCAGGGACCCCATGTGAATCAGAACTACTGGTGGGGGGAATCTTTAAATCTCCCCCCATTTCTTCAAATGACTCCCAGAATAGTCACAACACCTGCTGGAAATCAAAGCAGCCATGGGGGAAGCATTTTTGATCAGGTAAACAAAACAGGGGGAAGAGTCAAACCCCATTCCCCAGCACTGCAGCCCCAGTCAACACCCTCCTTTGCTTTTTAGGATGAGAAAACTCATTGGGGGATCCAATCACAGAAGTTTAACATCATGTGTATTCATGCCTTGAGTATCACAAGAGTTTGTCTGCTGTAGAAACAGCCAGAGTTTTCCCTGCATGACAATCTGCACCTGTCCCAAACTCCCTTTCTTACAGTTGTTAAGCACACATGAGCCCTGTCCTTCTTTGCCGCTGGTCACCCCATTGAAAAGCACAGCTATAGTTAGGGGTCTTGTAACCAACGTAATCTCCTTGCACGCTGTAAGGAACATAGCCATGGGCAAGTCCCTTGGGCTGGTTGCTCATTCCATATCATCAGGGGAGCACCAGCATCATGAGGATGAATCTGTTAGGGCTCAAGCGTCACCAGAGTGCTgagaagtcatagaatcatagaactcgAAGGGGCCTCACAGTCCTTCTAGTCCaaccagtgcaggaacagcctaaagcatccccaacaagtattcatccagccacttcttgaagactgccagtgaggggggaacccaccacatccctaggcagccaattccactgctggattactcttaacatgagaaagtttttcctaacatccagccagtaccttccctcttgtagtttaaacccGTTTTTGCAAgacctatcctctgttgccaacaggaacagctcccttccgtCCTCTAAGTGACatctttttaaatacttaaagaaagcaatcatgactccccttcaatctcctctactccaaattgaacattcccaagtccctcagtctttcctcatagggctcagtctccaggcccctggtcatcctggttgctctcctctgcacccgttgcaatttgtccacatccttttgaagtgaggcctccagaactgcacacaatactccaggtggggcctgaacaatgtagtatatagtgggataatgacatcctgtgatttggatacACCTCaggattgtgtttgcctttttagctgctgcaTCATGGAGTCATGAGCAATTTTGCTGGGAAAGCAAGTATAGGATTTCAGGACAGACACAGTATTCCACCCAGAGCAAATCACCAAGCTGAAGGAAATAGTTACAGAGATGTGAATGGAAAATGTTGTGGGAAGAAGAAGAGAGGGGTCAGCAAGGGGACAGAAATCATGACATGCCAAGAGATAGCTGTGAATACCAAGTGACCATAGAGGGATAGAAAGAAGCCTGGAGGAAACAGGTAGAGGAGGAGCTTTCTATAAtgtagagagaaagaaaaggatatcaaacctccatgttcagaggcagtgtacctctgagtaTTCATAGGTAGGAACACAGGAAGGTTGTTGCCTTTATTCCCTGCTGGTAAACTTACCAGCTGCTGCTGTTGAAACAAGATGCTGAATTCAATGAACTGTTCACCACATCCAGGAGGGCCCTTTGTTCTGGTCTTATGACTGCCAGATGCTTGAGGATGAGAAGTGAAGGAGGTATTGGCTTCACATACATATAAGAATATTTTCACCTGATGCAAAACGAACCAGTAGCTGGAATTGGAGGTGGGGATCTTCTGGGTTCTGTTCTCTGCCATTAACTCTCTCTGACAATCACATTAGGCTCCCACCATTCACAGGTTATTAGTTGGGTGGTGTCTACATCTCTGTCGCCCACATGATATTAGGTAGGGCCTTGTGCTCCTTATCTGCAATCTTTAATATCCCTCTATAGAGGCAGATAATGCAGCTGGTGCTGCCTGTACCCAGTCTACAATATCTTGCTAGCCGGGGCAGATGGGAACAAATGATTCCAGATAGTGCAAAAGAGCATGTGGAGCAGCTCTTCTTTGCCAGTGTATTTATCTGTACTTCCTGCAGccccctctctccccacccccacccccacccttgttTTTGTGCATCTCTAACTTTCCCAAGGCATTTGGACACTCAGAATGGGGAGGGGAGTGGCATACAGACCCAGAGCATCAATAATAGACACTAATACAGCCAAAGCAGTACCGGCACAGACTGAATGTATTGGCAGTGTTAGGCAGTGCTTTGTGTACTGGGGTGTGAAAGAGTTTATATACCAGGCTAGAATGTTTGCAGATGAGTGCCACAGACTGGCTAGCTGAACACTGAAGAGATGTCTCTCCATGTAGCTTCTCTCCTGTGCCACCTTCAGTGCTGTGTACAGCCCACATATACCACCTTCAGAGAAATACACATTGATGTTctttctccagactacagagggaGGCCTTTCCTACAGTCAAGCAGAGAAGCAAAGGGTTTAAAGACAGGACCCATGCTGCTGGAAGGCTCAGCTGCATGTAGGTGTGCATGAGGACTCACACGTGGATGCAGTGCTGGGCAAGGGAGGGTCAGCTCTTCCCGTATGGACATTGGTTTTCCAAACACACACCTCCCAGggtagaaaaaagaaaacaggcaaaGGCAAAGTGTTTGTCTTTTCTCTGCTGGGGCTTTTAATTATGATCCAGATCATGTTCAGGAAATGGTGCGAGGGGAAAGAGCTAAAGCATCAAACCCCTTGCCTCAGTGGCATGGCCCCTGTAATTTTTAAGATTGAATAATATGTTAGGATACTGGATCACAGATCTCCAGCGTAACATGTAACCTGGCCAAGTTGGACTACTTTCCCTCAAGCATTCACTAGCCCCAGCCCCAAGTGGCAGCTGTCTCTAGCACTTTAACCAATGAGGACCACTTGGTCTGCACTGCTCTCACAGAGCAGGGCCAGCAGAAAGAGAACCAAGAATGTCTTTATGGGTGTGGGTGCTTCTCTGACTcggaagcttccccccccccaattaaaagTTGCCACCTTACAATCTAAACACAGGACATAGACCCTAAAACTCACATTGCAGGGAGAGATGCCTCATCCTCACAGGATGAGCCAGGCCTCGTCCTGTTAACTCATCTCAGCCGCTGTGTGACCTACCTGGTTCTTGCTTGGGTCAGAAGGTGAGGAAGAGAGGGGCAAGAGGAGCTCTGGCTGGTTTGTTTCCTGCTTCAGTGGTAGGTATTCTTGTTGGAAGATGGCAACTGTAAAAAACAAACAGGTAGCCAAATAAGAAATTAGGATCTTCTACAGAAAGTGGTTAGTTGATCAGTGGGAGTTGTCACAGAAGGCTCTCCTTGCTGTGCTGATGAGATGGTATCGCAGACCAAGCTCCCTTATTCCGTGCCCATTTGCCAGTCTTCTCTGCCTGTCTGTGATGAACACCCATGTCTCTCCCCTGTAGTacggcctgaagaagaaagaggagaaagaggcagAGGAGAAGGCAGCCATGGAACAGCCATGCGAAGGGAGTCTGACGCGCCCCAAGAAAGCTATCCCAGCAGGCTGCGGAGACGATGAAGATGAGGATGAGGAGAGCATCCTCGATACAGTGCTCAAGTACCTGCCAGGTCCACTGCAGGATATGTTCAAGAAGTAACAGCCacgccagcccccagccccacccaaaATTTCCTGGTATTGCCTACTCAGTGCTTGGGTTGTGGTTCCAGGTGGGGAGGGGacgttcattttttttattcatttggTTTCGATTTGTTCCAAGGGGAGATCCCACATATGTCCTTGTGCCAT
Proteins encoded in this window:
- the CPLX2 gene encoding complexin-2; translation: MDFVMKQALGGATKDMGKMLGGEEEKDPDAQKKEEERQEALRQQEEERKAKHARMEAEREKVRQQIRDKYGLKKKEEKEAEEKAAMEQPCEGSLTRPKKAIPAGCGDDEDEDEESILDTVLKYLPGPLQDMFKK